Proteins encoded in a region of the Hippopotamus amphibius kiboko isolate mHipAmp2 chromosome 11, mHipAmp2.hap2, whole genome shotgun sequence genome:
- the LOC130831813 gene encoding LOW QUALITY PROTEIN: adhesion G-protein coupled receptor F2-like (The sequence of the model RefSeq protein was modified relative to this genomic sequence to represent the inferred CDS: substituted 1 base at 1 genomic stop codon), with the protein MTRMLLLYCLVFLLLTESCRTLLQVASKSKEQVSARPHGICAGVCVDNSYCSQPCPPDTQGNMGFSCKQKKWHKITDTCRTLTAFNIFEADAYSVQLFGGVKINEYARKSETITDLLMEKCPHDLSCVIRNIQKAPRIPGNIAVIVQLLHNISTVLMTDVNEAKMQSYSTMANHILNSKSILNWTFIPNRNSSCVLLHSVNSFARKLFIKKHPIDIADVFIHTMGTTISRDSTGKNFTFSMRVNDTSDMVTGKVLISRDELQQVASPSQAVSIAFPTLGAILEASVLESLTVNGLVLSVILPRELKRISLIFEKISKSEDRRTQCVGWHSLESRWDQQVCQMIQENSQQVVCKCRPSQLFTSFSILMAPHVLESPILIYITYIGLGVSICSLILCLSIEALVXGQITKTEISYLRHVCVANIATALLMADVWFIVASSLSGPTKHHSGCVAATFFVHFFYLSVFFWMLAKALLILYGILIVFHTLPKSVLVASLFAVGYGCPLVIAVATVTVTEPVKGYLRPEACWLNWDMTKALLAFVVPALAIVVINLTTVTLVIVKTRRAAVGSSMLQEVRAIVRVSKSIAVLTPLLGLTWGFGIATVLDGGSLAFHIIFSLLNAFQGFFILVFGTILDPKIRNTLKGRVTSATWISRISENLSSDFSRHPTKGPS; encoded by the exons ATGACTCGGATGCTTTTGCTGTACTGCTTAGTGTTTCTTTTGCTCACAGAGTCCTGTAGGACATTACTCCAG GTGGCCAGCAAGAGCAAGGAGCAGGTGTCAGCCAGGCCACACG GTATATGTGCTGGTGTTTGTGTGGACAATTCCTACTGTAGCCAACCTTGCCCTCCAGACACTCAGGGGAATATGGGGTTTTCATGCAAGCAAAAGAAATGGCACAAGATCACTGATACCTGCCGGACTCTTACTGCCTTCAACATCTTCGAG GCAGATGCCTATTCTGTGCAACTGTTTGGaggagtaaaaataaatgaatatgccAGGAAGTCTGAGACCATTACAGATTTGTTAATGGAAAAGTGTCCACATGATCTGTCCTGTGTGATCAGGAACATTCAGAAGGCTCCCCGGATCCCGGGAAACATTGCCGTCATCGTGCAGCTCTTACACAACATCTCGACTGTGCTAATGACAGATGTGAATGAGGCAAAGATGCAG AGTTACAGCACCATGGCCAACCACATTCTTAACAGCAAAAGCATCTTGAACTGGACCTTCATCCCCAACAGAAATAGCAGCTGTGTCCTGCTACACTCAGTCAATTCCTTCGCGAGAAAGCTATTTATAAAGAAGCATCCCATTGACATTGCAGATGTCTTCATCCACACGATGGGGACCACCATCTCCAGAGACAGCACCGGAAAGAATTTCACTTTTTCAATGAGAGTTAACGACACCAGCGACATGGTCACAGGGAAGGTGTTGATCAGTAGAGATGAACTTCAGCAGGTGGCTTCTCCTTCTCAGGCCGTCAGCATTGCGTTTCCAACTCTTGGGGCCATCTTAGAAGCCAGTGTTTTGGAAAGCCTCACCGTGAATGGGCTTGTCCTATCTGTCATTCTGCCCAGGGAACTTAAAAGAATCTcactgatttttgaaaagatcaGCAAGTCAGAGGACAGGAGGACACAGTGTGTGGGCTGGCACTCCCTGGAGAGCAGATGGGACCAGCAGGTCTGCCAGATGATTCAGGAAAACTCCCAGCAAGTGGTTTGCAAATGTCGCCCAAGCCAGTTATTTACCTCTTTCTCAATTCTGATGGCGCCCCACGTCTTGGAGAGCCCGATCCTGATTTACATCACGTACATAGGCCTGGGTGTTTCTATTTGCAGCTTGATCCTCTGCTTGTCCATTGAGGCCTTGGTCTGAGGCCAGATAACAAAGACAGAGATCTCGTATTTACGCCATGTGTGTGTTGCTAACATAGCGACCGCCTTGCTGATGGCCGACGTGTGGTTTATCGTGGCTTCCTCTCTCAGTGGTCCGACGAAGCACCACAGCGGGTGTGTGGCAGCAACATTTTTTGTTCACTTCTTTTACCTTTCTGTGTTCTTCTGGATGCTCGCCAAGGCGCTCCTCATCCTCTACGGAATCCTCATTGTTTTCCATACGCTGCCCAAGTCAGTCCTGGTGGCATCCCTCTTTGCAGTGGGCTACGGGTGCCCTTTGGTCATTGCTGTTGCCACAGTCACTGTCACTGAGCCTGTCAAAGGCTACCTCCGGCCTGAGGCCTGTTGGCTCAATTGGGACATGACCAAGGCCCTCCTGGCCTTTGTGGTCCCAGCTCTGGCCATCGTGGTCATCAACTTGACCACGGTCACACTGGTGATCGTCAAGACCCGGCGCGCGGCCGTCGGCAGCTCCATGCTCCAAGAGGTGAGGGCCATCGTGAGGGTCAGTAAGAGCATTGCCGTCCTCACGCCCCTGCTGGGACTGACCTGGGGATTCGGAATAGCCACCGTCCTTGATGGGGGCTCGCTGGCCTTCCACATTATCTTCTCCCTGCTTAACGCCTTCCAG GGCTTCTTCATCTTGGTGTTTGGAACAATTCTGGATCCTAAG ATAAGAAATACCTTAAAGGGTCGAGTAACCTCTGCAACATGGATCTCCAGAATATCAGAG AACCTTTCTTCTGACTTTTCCCGTCATCCCACCAAAGGGCCAAGCTAG